The Dehalococcoidia bacterium genome has a window encoding:
- a CDS encoding DUF3786 domain-containing protein, producing the protein MAYEIALNKALDDFAKLSPYVAAAKSGTDFDGKNFRIRFFNRAFLLSHPEGNIQEAANPAPFPQWLRLVMLHYLIHSDGTAVADEWITYRQLPGALFFERRFFTMAINPLTKSFGEDIEGFRLGALALGGEVITRTGDAGFRFLALPRIPIACILYLGDEEVQSSVAIFFDAAASAYLPTEDLSLLGSYLNTLQRYKTPK; encoded by the coding sequence ATGGCCTATGAAATTGCCCTGAACAAGGCACTGGATGACTTTGCCAAACTCAGCCCGTATGTGGCGGCTGCCAAAAGCGGCACCGACTTTGATGGGAAGAACTTCCGGATCAGGTTCTTTAATCGCGCTTTTCTTTTAAGTCACCCCGAGGGCAATATTCAAGAGGCGGCAAATCCGGCTCCCTTTCCTCAATGGCTTCGGCTGGTGATGCTGCATTACCTGATACACTCCGATGGTACTGCTGTGGCTGACGAGTGGATCACGTATCGTCAATTGCCGGGAGCTCTTTTCTTTGAACGCCGATTCTTCACCATGGCCATAAATCCATTGACCAAAAGCTTTGGGGAGGATATTGAAGGTTTCAGACTCGGTGCGCTGGCACTGGGAGGGGAAGTAATAACGCGCACTGGCGATGCAGGCTTCCGGTTCCTGGCTCTGCCCAGAATCCCTATCGCTTGTATTTTATATCTCGGTGACGAGGAAGTTCAATCCTCGGTTGCCATTTTCTTCGATGCGGCAGCTTCTGCCTACTTACCCACAGAGGATTTATCACTCCTGGGCTCCTACCTGAATACCCTGCAACGATACAAAACCCCGAAGTAG
- the holA gene encoding DNA polymerase III subunit delta, with translation MPHILYGEDDFSIKASLARIKADSGGSELGESNTTVFDGSKVHLAQLLAACNTISFLAPKRLIIVEGLLSRLEQGAKRRGGKPSAPESKDWLTLAEHVPTMPESTVLVLIDGELNKTNPLLKKLAPVATIKEYRSPKGAELQDWARSRVADNGGKISPQALRLMTDLIGSNLWILSSEIDKLCLYAGKRSIELADITALVSYIKESNVFTMVDAIVQRRLGIASRMMHQLLDEGAAPPYLLYMITRQFRLLVQAKRLLAQNVPSSAIGSKMGLTSAFVLEKTLDQAREYSIDRLEKTYRRLLDTDLSIKKGVLEGELALDLLVTDLC, from the coding sequence TTGCCCCACATTCTCTATGGTGAAGATGACTTCTCGATCAAAGCGTCTCTGGCCAGAATCAAAGCGGATTCCGGAGGCTCGGAGCTGGGAGAATCCAACACCACAGTGTTCGATGGCAGCAAGGTCCACTTGGCCCAGCTTCTGGCCGCCTGCAACACGATCTCCTTTCTGGCTCCGAAACGATTGATCATAGTCGAAGGATTGCTGAGTCGCCTCGAACAAGGTGCCAAGCGCCGCGGCGGGAAACCCTCAGCGCCCGAATCAAAGGATTGGCTGACATTGGCCGAGCACGTGCCCACCATGCCGGAAAGCACCGTGCTGGTACTGATCGATGGAGAACTGAACAAAACCAATCCTCTTCTGAAAAAGCTGGCTCCGGTTGCCACCATCAAGGAGTACCGATCCCCCAAAGGCGCGGAGCTGCAGGATTGGGCTCGCTCCCGTGTGGCCGATAACGGCGGCAAGATTTCACCGCAGGCTTTGCGCCTGATGACCGATCTGATCGGCAGTAACCTCTGGATCCTTTCCAGCGAGATCGATAAGCTTTGCCTCTATGCCGGCAAGCGCTCCATTGAATTGGCCGATATCACCGCGCTGGTGAGTTATATCAAGGAATCCAATGTCTTCACCATGGTGGACGCCATCGTTCAGCGGAGATTGGGAATCGCCTCCCGGATGATGCACCAGCTTCTGGATGAAGGGGCCGCCCCTCCCTATCTTCTCTACATGATTACCCGACAGTTTCGCCTCCTCGTCCAAGCCAAAAGACTCCTGGCCCAAAATGTGCCTTCCAGCGCGATCGGCAGCAAAATGGGGCTGACATCCGCGTTTGTTCTGGAAAAGACGCTAGATCAGGCCAGAGAATATTCGATCGATCGCCTGGAGAAGACCTATCGCAGGCTCCTGGATACCGACCTTTCGATCAAAAAGGGGGTACTGGAAGGAGAACTGGCCCTCGATCTCCTGGTCACTGACCTGTGTTGA
- a CDS encoding DNA-binding protein: MAIIKKVKSKETFMGKLSHGADLLEELTEVCKKENIKLGRVEALGAVQKGRVGYYDQKTHQYSFLNLDQPMEITNLVGNISLKDGSPFVHAHITFSDKDGKACGGHLAQGTIVFAGEFVLEAFDGPSLERGPDAVTGLALWKI; encoded by the coding sequence ATGGCAATCATAAAGAAGGTTAAATCCAAGGAAACATTCATGGGCAAGTTGAGCCACGGTGCTGATTTACTGGAAGAGCTTACCGAGGTCTGCAAGAAGGAGAACATCAAGCTGGGACGCGTCGAGGCGCTTGGCGCAGTCCAGAAGGGTCGCGTAGGGTACTATGACCAGAAGACGCATCAGTATTCATTTCTGAATCTGGATCAGCCGATGGAGATCACCAATCTAGTGGGTAATATCTCCCTCAAGGACGGCAGCCCTTTTGTCCATGCCCACATCACCTTTTCTGATAAAGACGGCAAGGCGTGTGGCGGACATCTGGCGCAGGGCACCATTGTATTCGCCGGTGAATTTGTGTTGGAAGCCTTTGATGGGCCGTCACTGGAGAGAGGCCCGGATGCGGTGACCGGCCTCGCTTTGTGGAAAATATAA
- a CDS encoding PAC2 family protein, translating into MDCLNLQYYPKLKKPVLLAAWPGVSNVALEVAIYLRDKLAAEEFADIDPLDFYSPLGILVHNNVVQVPVFPESKFYFARTPKGKSDLVIFIGDAQPDRNQYEMAHAIIDAAQKLKVKRIYTCAAALVNHSVEKSQVWAAATSSRLVKDLRDYDITLTGDFQIRGLNGLLLGVARERGLGAVCLLGETAKYASELPNPIASYAVLGVLTKLLGIEMDLSDIAQEAKQMGEVMRTLSREVMAKYIDHFTQPIWEQNPSAEDEEDE; encoded by the coding sequence ATGGATTGTCTGAACCTGCAATACTACCCCAAACTCAAAAAGCCGGTGCTGCTGGCCGCTTGGCCGGGGGTCAGCAATGTTGCTCTGGAGGTGGCGATCTACCTCCGAGACAAGCTGGCGGCCGAAGAATTTGCTGATATTGATCCACTGGATTTTTACAGTCCGCTGGGCATTCTGGTACATAACAATGTGGTTCAGGTCCCGGTATTCCCGGAGAGCAAATTCTATTTTGCCCGGACGCCCAAGGGCAAAAGCGACCTGGTCATATTCATTGGGGACGCTCAGCCGGATCGGAATCAATATGAGATGGCCCATGCCATTATTGATGCCGCTCAGAAGCTCAAGGTAAAGAGGATTTACACCTGTGCCGCCGCGCTCGTCAACCACAGCGTGGAAAAGTCACAGGTATGGGCTGCAGCAACCAGCTCCCGGCTGGTGAAAGATCTGAGAGACTACGATATCACACTGACCGGCGATTTTCAGATCCGTGGACTCAATGGATTGTTGCTTGGGGTAGCCAGGGAAAGAGGTTTGGGGGCTGTTTGCCTTCTGGGGGAGACCGCCAAATATGCGTCCGAGTTGCCTAATCCGATAGCCTCATATGCCGTACTTGGCGTGCTTACCAAACTACTGGGAATAGAGATGGACCTTTCGGATATTGCTCAAGAGGCCAAGCAGATGGGCGAAGTGATGAGGACGCTATCGCGTGAGGTCATGGCCAAATACATTGACCACTTTACCCAGCCTATCTGGGAGCAAAACCCGAGCGCGGAAGATGAGGAAGACGAATAG
- the ychF gene encoding redox-regulated ATPase YchF, whose amino-acid sequence MELGIIGLPKSGKTTIFNALTRGRAETSSYTTGMIAPNLGMVKVPDERLEGLSRLFKPQKTTPAEVRYVDIGAPPKGFGKGEGISGEFLTHISRADALIHVVRVFEDAGVPHVNETIDPQRDIESMEMELAFSDMAIIERKMERIKDSLKSAKAHDRDVAQKEMALLERVKSALEKGTPIRQQGLTEPEDRALANYRFLTAKPVLLLLNIGESQLDRAEALEADFRGRLKNETCDVAALCGKLEMELAQMDDAEAQVFRQDMGIGEAGLARVVALSYKLLGFISFFTVGEDEVKAWTIREGTVAQKAAGKIHTDLERGFIRAEVIGQDDLVKMGGLAPARQKGLIRLEGKTYVVKDGDVMTILFNI is encoded by the coding sequence ATGGAACTGGGTATTATCGGGCTCCCCAAGAGTGGGAAAACAACGATCTTTAACGCGCTTACCCGTGGCAGGGCGGAGACTTCTTCCTATACCACCGGGATGATTGCGCCCAATTTGGGCATGGTCAAGGTGCCGGACGAGCGGCTGGAAGGCCTCAGCAGGCTTTTCAAACCGCAGAAGACCACGCCCGCGGAAGTCCGGTATGTGGATATCGGCGCGCCTCCTAAAGGATTCGGCAAGGGGGAAGGGATCAGCGGCGAATTCCTGACGCATATCAGCCGGGCGGATGCATTGATCCATGTGGTGCGCGTTTTCGAAGATGCGGGCGTTCCCCATGTGAACGAGACCATTGATCCGCAGCGAGATATCGAGTCTATGGAGATGGAGCTGGCCTTTTCCGATATGGCCATCATCGAGCGCAAGATGGAGAGAATCAAGGATTCCCTCAAATCGGCCAAGGCCCATGATCGAGATGTGGCGCAGAAGGAGATGGCGCTGCTGGAGCGGGTGAAATCGGCATTGGAAAAGGGAACGCCGATTCGCCAGCAAGGGTTAACGGAACCGGAAGACCGGGCGCTGGCCAACTACCGTTTTCTCACCGCCAAGCCAGTGCTGTTGCTCTTGAATATTGGTGAGAGTCAGCTTGACAGGGCTGAGGCTCTTGAAGCCGATTTCCGCGGTCGGTTAAAGAACGAGACGTGTGATGTGGCTGCTCTTTGCGGCAAGTTGGAGATGGAACTGGCCCAGATGGACGATGCTGAAGCGCAAGTATTCCGCCAGGATATGGGCATCGGTGAAGCGGGATTGGCGCGGGTAGTCGCTCTTTCCTATAAGCTCCTCGGATTCATCTCCTTCTTCACCGTGGGGGAGGATGAGGTTAAGGCTTGGACCATCCGTGAAGGGACAGTTGCCCAGAAAGCGGCGGGAAAGATTCATACCGATCTGGAGAGGGGGTTCATCCGGGCGGAGGTCATCGGCCAGGACGATCTGGTGAAAATGGGAGGGCTTGCCCCGGCGCGTCAGAAGGGATTGATTCGGCTGGAAGGAAAAACCTACGTGGTAAAAGATGGAGATGTGATGACCATTCTGTTCAATATCTAG
- the rplI gene encoding 50S ribosomal protein L9: MKVVFLQDVPNVAKIGDVKTVADGHARNYLFPKGFAEVATADALKRVETRKRAAAKLREQQMQEAQGEAQVLQNVTLTFAKRVGSKGNMYGSVSSIAIVQELKRLGHVVEKTMIHLEEPIRKLGTHDVKIEVAKGAIATVKVIIEAATEGEEGTPEEAVPEEK; encoded by the coding sequence ATGAAAGTAGTTTTCCTTCAGGATGTTCCCAATGTGGCCAAGATCGGCGATGTTAAGACCGTGGCTGATGGCCATGCCAGAAACTATCTCTTTCCCAAAGGTTTTGCAGAGGTAGCCACAGCCGATGCGCTCAAGCGTGTCGAGACCAGGAAGCGGGCTGCGGCCAAGTTGCGCGAACAGCAGATGCAGGAAGCGCAGGGCGAGGCTCAAGTCCTGCAGAACGTCACTCTGACGTTTGCCAAGAGGGTTGGAAGCAAGGGTAACATGTACGGGTCGGTTTCCAGTATCGCTATCGTCCAAGAGCTTAAGCGGCTGGGGCATGTGGTTGAAAAGACCATGATTCATCTAGAAGAGCCGATTCGCAAACTCGGCACCCATGACGTTAAGATTGAAGTGGCCAAAGGTGCGATTGCCACCGTCAAGGTCATCATCGAAGCGGCTACTGAAGGTGAGGAAGGGACTCCTGAAGAGGCGGTTCCCGAAGAAAAGTAG
- a CDS encoding nitroreductase family protein, which produces MELMQAILERRSVRRFKSDPVSDELINTVLEAGRWAPSWANTQCWRFIVVRDDRVKDLISEAVHSANPASKAIRNAPVTIVICGELKKAGYYHGDVTTDKGDWFMFDTALATQNMALAAHSLGLGTVIVGLFDAQKVAQVMEVPSTAQVVALLPLGYPEGKPTGPSRKGLSDIVFHDRYGVG; this is translated from the coding sequence ATGGAACTGATGCAGGCGATCCTCGAGAGAAGAAGCGTACGGCGGTTTAAGTCCGATCCGGTCAGCGATGAACTGATCAACACGGTTCTGGAAGCGGGACGCTGGGCGCCATCATGGGCCAATACCCAGTGCTGGAGATTCATCGTGGTGCGGGATGACCGGGTTAAGGACTTGATATCAGAGGCCGTTCATTCAGCCAACCCTGCGAGCAAAGCCATTCGGAATGCCCCGGTTACCATCGTGATCTGCGGCGAGCTGAAGAAGGCCGGTTACTATCACGGAGATGTAACTACAGACAAGGGCGATTGGTTTATGTTCGATACGGCGCTGGCCACTCAGAATATGGCGCTGGCAGCCCACTCCCTGGGGTTGGGAACGGTGATCGTCGGGCTTTTTGATGCCCAAAAGGTGGCTCAGGTGATGGAAGTGCCGTCGACTGCTCAGGTGGTTGCCCTGTTGCCCTTGGGATACCCGGAGGGAAAACCGACGGGCCCTTCACGGAAAGGGTTGTCGGACATCGTATTTCATGACAGATACGGGGTTGGATAG